Proteins encoded in a region of the Quercus lobata isolate SW786 chromosome 8, ValleyOak3.0 Primary Assembly, whole genome shotgun sequence genome:
- the LOC115955338 gene encoding actin cytoskeleton-regulatory complex protein PAN1, with product MGKYWVEVCLISARGLRRSSSLWKLQWFAVGWIDPNNKYCTKIDASGNANPVWKTKFAVLVDDSQSQSQPTLHVEVYSREPIFLRERLQGTASVVLKEFLAKQAKNNINRGEGSTSMSVTVEQEEVGSYQLRKKNSSKPQGFVDISIRISEEREEPSSSSYIGNEEGFMLTDHNNITLATEDRPKPAIVPSHRPGNHLQTNFPYTHPNPMPFPPNYSNSYVSVEGPSYPPPAVGPSYRPPRTPPPPPPPSNVGYIPTFLPRTDQSYINMPPSGRGRGGGPGFGMGLGAGALAAGAVIFGDDFMSGFDVPGGGFQDASLIISTDPPF from the exons ATGGGGAAATATTGGGTTGAAGTCTGCCTGATATCTGCTAGGGGTCTCCGGCGTTCTTCTTCACTGTGGAAGCTCCAATGGTTTGCTGTTGGGTGGATTGATCCTAATAATAAATATTGCACCAAGATCGATGCTTCCGGCAATGCAAATCCCGTCTGGAAAACCAAGTTTGCTGTCTTGGTCGATGACTCACAGTCACAGTCACAGCCCACCTTGCACGTTGAAGTTTACAGTAGAGAGCCCATTTTCCTTAGAGAAAGGCTTCAGGGCACAGCAAGCGTCGTCTTGAAAGAATTTTTGGCTAAGCAAGCCAAGAATAATATTAATCGTGGGGAGGGTTCAACTTCAATGTCAGTAACTGTAGAACAAGAAGAAGTAGGGAGCTATCAATTGCGGAAAAAGAATTCCAGCAAACCTCAAGGATTTGTTGATATTTCAATTCGTATTTCTGAGGAAAGGGAAGAGCCAAGTTCAAGTTCATATATAG GTAATGAGGAAGGATTTATGCTCACAGATCACAACAATATCACCTTGGCTACTGAAGATAGACCGAAACCAGCTATAGTTCCATCCCATCGACCAGGAAATCATTTACAGACAAATTTCCCATACACCCATCCAAATCCAATGCCATTTCCTCCAAACTATTCCAATTCATATGTATCTGTAGAGGGACCAAGCTATCCACCACCAGCAGTTGGACCAAGCTACCGACCACCTAGAACTCCTCCACCGCCTCCCCCACCTTCTAATGTTGGTTACATACCCACTTTTCTCCCTAGAACTGATCAGTCTTACATAAATATGCCACCATCTGGTCGTGGTCGTGGTGGGGGACCTGGTTTTGGAATGGGCCTAGGTGCAGGAGCACTGGCAGCAGGTGCCGTGATCTTTGGCGATGACTTTATGTCAGGATTTGATGTTCCTGGAGGAGGTTTCCAAGATGCTAGTCTTATTATATCAACCGATCCTCCGTTCTGA